The following proteins are encoded in a genomic region of Phycisphaera sp.:
- the thiC gene encoding phosphomethylpyrimidine synthase ThiC yields the protein MTTINNNQSHVQSLAANPQADTPTARFAVPKRGAGNPGDDGVTTPGSFANKAEIGKPLTFSSPDTPNMPEASPFTAWDFLPEGWAIAAASDHASGCSGHNQDAVGQFIRCVAPDGFEPITQLESARLGMVTDQMRRVAEREGHLTPEQVRDEVAAGRMVIPANLTHLKYNLDPMAIGRASKTKVNANMGASPVSSGTDEEVEKLRWAEKWGADTVMDLSTGGDLDECREAILRNSTVPIGTVPIYSMIIGRKLTDLDEQIVLDTLEHQAKQGVDYFTIHAGVRKKDLKYVKNRLIGIVSRGGSLLAKWMLEKNRDNLMYTMWDDICELMRRHDVTFSIGDGMRPGGLADATDDAQLAELETIGELTERAWRHGVQVMVEGPGHVPLDQIEYNMKLQRRLCHGAPFYVLGPLVTDVFPGYDHITSCIGATNAAYHGASMLCYVTPKEHLGLPKKGDVKEGCVAYKIAAHAADVALGIPGSRHWDDELTRARAALNWEKHFELAFDTDTARAYHDEDLDVDTDFCAMCGHDWCSVRISKEIQEFASGKAEGFDRGKPVKSDALSEEQQRILEQRGYLKPEEIHKLASKVKGTLPADDDGKAACHSDYVDDEDAKKIQEETLVELNTAPAHNIPKHDSVI from the coding sequence ATGACGACCATCAACAACAACCAATCGCACGTCCAGAGCCTGGCGGCCAACCCGCAGGCGGACACCCCTACCGCCCGCTTCGCCGTGCCCAAGCGCGGCGCGGGCAACCCGGGGGATGACGGCGTGACGACGCCGGGCAGCTTCGCGAACAAGGCCGAGATCGGCAAGCCGCTGACGTTCAGTTCGCCCGACACGCCGAACATGCCCGAGGCGAGCCCTTTTACCGCGTGGGACTTCCTGCCCGAGGGCTGGGCAATCGCAGCGGCGAGCGATCATGCGAGCGGGTGCTCGGGGCATAACCAGGATGCGGTTGGGCAGTTCATCCGGTGCGTTGCGCCCGACGGCTTCGAGCCCATCACCCAGCTCGAGAGCGCGCGGCTGGGCATGGTCACGGATCAGATGCGGCGCGTGGCCGAGCGTGAGGGGCACCTCACTCCGGAGCAAGTGCGCGACGAGGTCGCGGCGGGGCGCATGGTCATCCCCGCGAACCTGACGCACCTCAAGTACAACCTCGACCCGATGGCCATCGGCCGTGCGAGCAAGACCAAGGTGAACGCCAACATGGGCGCGTCGCCGGTCTCCAGCGGCACCGACGAGGAGGTCGAGAAGCTGCGGTGGGCCGAGAAGTGGGGCGCCGACACGGTAATGGACCTGTCCACTGGCGGCGACCTGGACGAGTGCCGCGAGGCGATCCTGCGGAACTCGACGGTGCCCATCGGCACTGTGCCGATCTACAGCATGATCATCGGGCGGAAGCTGACCGACCTGGACGAGCAGATCGTGCTGGACACCCTCGAGCACCAGGCGAAGCAGGGCGTGGATTACTTCACCATCCACGCGGGCGTACGGAAGAAGGACCTGAAGTACGTCAAGAACCGGCTCATCGGCATCGTGTCGCGCGGCGGCAGCCTGCTGGCCAAGTGGATGCTCGAGAAGAACCGCGACAACCTGATGTACACGATGTGGGATGACATCTGCGAGCTGATGCGCCGCCACGACGTAACGTTCTCGATCGGCGACGGCATGCGGCCCGGCGGGCTGGCCGACGCGACCGATGACGCGCAGCTGGCCGAATTGGAGACCATCGGCGAGCTGACCGAGCGGGCCTGGCGGCACGGCGTGCAGGTCATGGTCGAGGGGCCGGGGCACGTGCCGCTGGACCAGATCGAGTACAACATGAAGCTGCAGCGGCGGCTGTGCCACGGCGCGCCGTTCTACGTGCTCGGGCCGCTGGTGACCGACGTCTTCCCGGGCTACGACCACATCACCAGTTGCATCGGCGCGACCAACGCGGCCTACCACGGCGCGAGCATGCTGTGCTACGTGACGCCCAAGGAGCACCTGGGCCTGCCCAAGAAGGGCGACGTGAAGGAGGGCTGCGTGGCGTACAAGATCGCCGCGCACGCCGCCGACGTGGCGTTGGGCATCCCTGGCAGCCGGCACTGGGACGACGAGCTGACCCGGGCTCGTGCCGCGCTGAACTGGGAGAAGCACTTCGAGCTGGCCTTCGACACCGATACCGCCCGCGCGTACCACGACGAGGACCTGGACGTCGACACCGACTTCTGCGCCATGTGCGGCCACGACTGGTGCAGCGTGCGCATCAGCAAGGAGATCCAGGAGTTCGCGTCGGGCAAGGCCGAGGGTTTTGATCGCGGCAAGCCCGTGAAGAGCGACGCCCTCAGCGAGGAGCAGCAACGCATCCTCGAACAGCGCGGGTACCTCAAGCCCGAGGAGATCCACAAGCTGGCCAGCAAGGTGAAGGGCACGCTGCCCGCCGACGACGATGGCAAGGCCGCGTGCCACAGCGATTACGTCGATGACGAGGACGCGAAGAAGATCCAGGAGGAGACGCTGGTCGAGCTCAACACCGCCCCGGCACACAACATCCCTAAGCACGACTCGGTGATCTAG
- a CDS encoding glycosyltransferase, which produces MPDAPANPSVLIPMPQGMGVNGVVSWALRLAGTLTERGWPVGLVLHNEPEGHAPAGHQIPRGVRTFDLRHLPPMSPPGQPLAPFTRAYREALAELGWSPWNPAVMLPNLDAGTFAIAAALSATHGDYLRVVGWQHSDVPFDTALLTTYEPMLAAMVGVSAHITENLREGLPWRADGIHNIPCGVEVVEALPEREPGPIRLLYAGRLEHEQKRIGVLLELAEVLHERGVPHDLRFIGDGPAAREIEELARKLPSVRHVPPVNRSQMHEHLGWADAMLLSSRYEGLSLSMLEAMAAGVVPIVTRVRSGASEAVEHGVSGWLIDGEGEDPAVARRFADVIEQLAGDGLASMCSAAHARAAERYSLGTHADACAQLFRQAVAGEPRWWPLDRPCTFGGSGSGSPTASVPPDAAERAAKALATIEGPIAIYGAGRHTLAIAEVLANADVVCVIDDDPKNHGKTLWGWPVVGLEDCPRDVVVLVSSFMHRDGMARRCHGVGLKPLVLYQVARDSLLEGPQ; this is translated from the coding sequence ATGCCCGACGCGCCCGCCAATCCGTCCGTGCTCATCCCCATGCCCCAGGGCATGGGCGTCAACGGCGTGGTGAGCTGGGCCCTGCGGCTGGCCGGAACGCTCACCGAGCGTGGATGGCCCGTGGGCCTTGTGTTGCACAACGAGCCCGAGGGCCACGCGCCGGCGGGGCACCAGATCCCGCGAGGCGTACGCACGTTCGACCTTCGGCACCTGCCGCCCATGAGCCCGCCGGGCCAGCCGCTGGCACCCTTCACGCGGGCGTATCGCGAGGCCCTCGCCGAGCTTGGCTGGTCGCCGTGGAATCCCGCCGTCATGCTGCCCAATCTCGACGCCGGCACGTTCGCCATCGCCGCCGCCCTGAGCGCCACGCACGGCGACTACCTCCGCGTCGTCGGCTGGCAGCACAGCGACGTGCCCTTCGACACGGCATTGCTGACCACCTACGAGCCCATGCTCGCCGCGATGGTGGGGGTGAGCGCGCACATCACCGAGAATCTGCGCGAGGGACTCCCGTGGCGGGCGGATGGCATCCACAACATCCCCTGTGGCGTCGAAGTTGTCGAGGCACTGCCCGAGCGGGAGCCCGGCCCCATCCGCCTGCTCTACGCCGGCCGCCTCGAGCACGAGCAGAAACGCATCGGCGTGCTCCTCGAACTCGCCGAGGTGTTGCACGAGCGTGGCGTGCCACACGATCTGCGTTTCATCGGCGATGGCCCGGCCGCACGCGAGATCGAAGAACTGGCCAGGAAGCTCCCGAGCGTCCGGCATGTTCCGCCGGTCAACCGAAGCCAGATGCACGAGCACCTGGGCTGGGCCGACGCGATGCTGCTGTCGTCGCGCTACGAGGGGCTGAGCCTCTCCATGCTCGAAGCGATGGCGGCCGGCGTCGTGCCGATCGTGACGCGCGTCCGTTCTGGCGCATCGGAAGCGGTCGAGCACGGCGTGAGCGGCTGGCTCATCGATGGAGAAGGCGAAGACCCGGCTGTCGCTCGTCGCTTCGCCGACGTGATCGAGCAATTGGCCGGCGATGGATTGGCCAGCATGTGCTCGGCCGCCCACGCCCGCGCCGCGGAGCGGTACAGCCTTGGCACGCACGCCGACGCGTGCGCGCAACTCTTCCGCCAAGCCGTCGCCGGCGAGCCCCGCTGGTGGCCGCTCGACCGCCCCTGCACGTTCGGTGGCTCGGGCTCTGGCTCACCGACCGCCAGCGTGCCTCCCGACGCCGCCGAGCGTGCCGCCAAGGCCCTCGCCACCATCGAAGGCCCCATCGCCATCTACGGCGCGGGCCGCCACACGCTGGCCATCGCCGAGGTGCTTGCCAACGCCGACGTCGTGTGCGTGATCGACGACGACCCGAAGAACCACGGCAAGACGCTGTGGGGGTGGCCGGTGGTGGGGTTGGAGGATTGCCCGAGGGATGTGGTGGTGCTGGTGTCGTCCTTCATGCACCGGGATGGAATGGCTCGGCGCTGCCACGGCGTGGGTCTGAAGCCGCTTGTTCTCTACCAGGTTGCAAGAGACTCACTGTTGGAAGGACCACAATAA
- a CDS encoding DinB family protein: MIDPSNIKTDAFAILLAHCKSADAELLAAMRGLSPEQLDRPFEMGPGSIRATFEHNLGALRGWADVYANRPRRAWLPDEGPYTIEQLEALTTELHHDWGAIADQFPLEEVIERPRGDSTRRFTRAHILVHVTTHSMHHRAQMINMLRHVGVEKPPTGSVMHWVDTEIFP, from the coding sequence ATGATCGATCCGAGCAACATCAAGACCGACGCTTTCGCAATCCTATTGGCCCATTGCAAGTCAGCCGATGCCGAGTTGCTCGCCGCAATGCGTGGGCTCTCACCCGAGCAACTGGACCGCCCCTTCGAGATGGGCCCAGGTTCGATCCGCGCGACGTTCGAGCACAACCTGGGGGCGCTCCGTGGGTGGGCCGACGTGTACGCGAACCGTCCGCGGCGGGCTTGGCTGCCCGATGAAGGGCCGTACACCATCGAGCAACTCGAAGCACTCACCACCGAACTGCACCACGACTGGGGCGCGATCGCGGACCAATTCCCACTTGAGGAAGTCATCGAACGGCCGCGTGGCGACTCGACGCGGCGGTTCACGCGGGCCCACATCCTGGTCCACGTCACCACGCACAGCATGCACCACCGGGCCCAGATGATCAACATGCTCCGGCACGTGGGCGTCGAGAAGCCGCCGACGGGGAGCGTCATGCACTGGGTGGATACCGAGATCTTCCCGTAG
- a CDS encoding HAD hydrolase family protein, translating into MPSRYDLIAIDLDGTLVGRQGAVSRENLAAVQRARRAGVGVTICTGRVLSECHAVLDAIEQLEPVVVSGGAQIACGRERRTLDGLSLDSVLIDRVAEFSRGHDLAVLVQKDRDQAGFDYVVLYEGERLHPVLELWMDKQKAKGSAVEYRVSRDGPLHDLPSVRAVASGSAAEVARLSELLTRELAGVAMVHAFPLSTHVPEDTEPPHVLEVFPVKADKWSALQRLADRLGVPHDRIAAIGDQANDLQMLEGAALGVAMGEAPDFVKAKADRVSETCANHGVALAIDRILNGEW; encoded by the coding sequence ATGCCATCACGCTACGACCTCATCGCCATCGACCTGGACGGCACCCTCGTCGGCCGCCAGGGAGCGGTGTCCCGGGAGAATCTGGCGGCCGTACAACGTGCCCGGCGGGCGGGCGTGGGCGTGACGATCTGCACCGGGCGCGTGCTGAGCGAGTGCCACGCGGTGCTCGACGCGATCGAGCAGCTCGAGCCGGTGGTGGTCTCGGGCGGGGCGCAGATCGCCTGCGGCCGGGAGCGCCGGACCCTCGACGGGCTCAGCCTCGACTCGGTGCTCATCGATCGCGTCGCCGAGTTCAGCCGCGGGCACGATCTCGCGGTGCTGGTCCAGAAGGACCGCGATCAGGCGGGCTTCGACTACGTCGTGCTGTACGAGGGCGAGCGGCTGCACCCCGTGCTCGAGCTGTGGATGGACAAGCAGAAGGCCAAGGGCTCGGCGGTGGAGTATCGCGTCAGCCGCGACGGGCCGCTGCACGACCTGCCCAGCGTCCGCGCCGTGGCCTCGGGCAGCGCGGCCGAAGTCGCCCGGCTGAGCGAGCTGCTCACGCGTGAGCTGGCGGGCGTGGCGATGGTTCATGCCTTCCCGCTGAGCACCCATGTGCCCGAGGATACGGAACCCCCGCACGTGCTCGAGGTGTTCCCCGTGAAGGCCGACAAGTGGAGCGCCCTGCAGCGGCTGGCCGATCGGCTGGGCGTGCCGCACGACCGCATCGCGGCCATCGGCGATCAGGCCAACGACCTGCAGATGCTCGAAGGCGCTGCATTGGGCGTGGCGATGGGCGAAGCGCCCGACTTCGTGAAGGCCAAGGCCGACCGCGTGTCCGAGACGTGCGCGAATCACGGCGTGGCGCTGGCCATCGACCGTATCCTGAACGGCGAGTGGTGA
- the rny gene encoding ribonuclease Y, whose protein sequence is MPDTLTILYIAAGLVIGGVIGLFAHARIIARTLSHARGEADLITEQARTEAQAIQSRAEADAEKQVHQRLREVEDELDTERKRLRQEDKELSKRDSALDKAESRVADREKQADKRDREMRDRDEKLEERSGELEKLIDRQTRALAEVAGMSVEEAREAYIERVAEDSRHEAAAVARKITDEAEAQAKERSTEILLQAAQRYAGDFATEHLVRSVAIPNDQMKGRIIGREGRNIRAIEKMTGVDIIVDDTPGVITVSCFDKVRQAVAVEALERLISDGRMHPTRIEETVEKVKTEFEERIRKHGKDAQMEVKIGGLHAKVIEAMGKLHYRTSYGQNVLQHSIEVATFSQIIADQLGLNGKLARRCGFLHDIGKAMDHEMEGGHPKIGMDFAKRYGEKEPVLNAIGGHHGDIPSTSFYTPIVMAADALSGARPGARRESMELYIQRLNDLQDIALAHKGVTEAYAVQAGRKVRVMVDAKRVTDDEAHYVATQIAKRVADEMTFPGEIRVTVLRETRAVEIAR, encoded by the coding sequence ATGCCCGACACACTGACCATTTTGTATATCGCCGCCGGTTTGGTTATCGGTGGGGTGATTGGCTTATTCGCGCACGCGAGGATCATTGCGCGCACGCTGTCTCACGCCCGGGGTGAGGCCGACCTGATCACCGAACAGGCACGAACCGAGGCGCAGGCCATTCAGAGCCGCGCGGAGGCCGATGCCGAGAAGCAGGTGCACCAGCGGCTTCGGGAAGTGGAAGACGAACTCGACACCGAACGCAAGCGTCTACGCCAGGAAGACAAGGAACTGTCGAAGCGCGATTCGGCTCTTGATAAGGCCGAATCTCGGGTGGCCGATCGCGAGAAGCAGGCCGACAAGCGGGATCGCGAGATGCGCGATCGCGACGAGAAGCTCGAGGAACGCTCGGGCGAGCTTGAGAAGCTGATCGACCGCCAGACCCGGGCACTCGCCGAGGTCGCCGGCATGAGCGTCGAGGAGGCTCGCGAGGCGTACATCGAACGCGTGGCCGAGGATTCACGCCACGAGGCGGCGGCGGTGGCCAGGAAGATCACCGACGAAGCCGAGGCCCAAGCCAAGGAGCGCTCGACCGAGATCCTGCTGCAAGCCGCCCAGCGGTACGCGGGCGACTTCGCGACCGAGCACCTGGTGCGGTCGGTCGCGATCCCGAACGACCAGATGAAGGGCCGCATCATCGGCCGTGAGGGCCGCAACATCCGCGCCATCGAGAAGATGACCGGTGTGGACATCATCGTCGACGACACGCCGGGCGTGATTACGGTGTCGTGCTTCGACAAGGTTCGGCAGGCGGTGGCGGTCGAAGCCCTCGAACGCCTGATCTCCGACGGCCGGATGCACCCCACACGCATCGAGGAAACCGTCGAGAAGGTCAAGACCGAATTCGAGGAGCGCATCCGCAAGCACGGCAAAGACGCGCAGATGGAGGTCAAGATCGGCGGGCTGCACGCCAAGGTCATCGAGGCCATGGGCAAGCTGCACTATCGCACGAGCTACGGCCAGAACGTGCTACAGCACTCCATCGAGGTCGCGACCTTCAGCCAGATCATCGCCGACCAGCTCGGGCTCAATGGCAAGCTCGCGCGGCGGTGCGGCTTCCTGCACGACATCGGCAAGGCCATGGACCACGAGATGGAGGGCGGGCACCCCAAGATCGGCATGGACTTCGCCAAGCGCTACGGCGAGAAGGAGCCCGTACTCAACGCCATCGGCGGGCACCACGGCGACATCCCCTCGACCAGCTTCTACACGCCCATCGTGATGGCCGCCGACGCGCTCAGCGGTGCCCGGCCCGGGGCGCGGCGTGAGTCGATGGAGCTGTACATCCAGCGGCTGAACGACCTGCAGGACATCGCGCTGGCGCACAAGGGCGTGACCGAGGCGTACGCCGTGCAGGCGGGGCGCAAGGTGCGCGTCATGGTCGACGCCAAGCGCGTGACCGACGACGAGGCGCACTACGTGGCGACGCAGATTGCCAAGCGGGTGGCCGACGAGATGACGTTCCCCGGGGAGATCCGGGTGACGGTGCTGAGGGAAACACGAGCGGTGGAGATCGCGCGATGA